A genomic segment from Gemmatimonadota bacterium encodes:
- a CDS encoding Npt1/Npt2 family nucleotide transporter — MSGDRRPVAGALMVGFAASFLLCGYEFVRSVSTSLFIGAYGAHNLPFVMTLAPLGTFGMVWGYGVLLSRFGSRQTLFLTSVLSGGGILACYGGILFGFHPAVGVLYVLREAYIVLIIEQYWSFINSVLRDDQGRKYNGPICGIASVGAICGGLIVGQTAKVIGSEHLLIFAGLSLLPAAVLAWWAYGVGGVPVQEPEKRGKLALGLFRDIPTLRYLAGLIFVTQMVSAVLDLRFSGLVETALPVQDERTAYFGHFYALLNACAFVFQFGVAPLLLHFVSLRTAHLGIPVVHLITCGVLLAYPTLTTGALAYLVFKTLDYSVFRAAKELLYIPLSFDARYRAKEVIDAFGYRASKGMTSGLIALAGTISYRVFNIGRLPGSVYPLVALGALGVWSWVAWAITRSEDDRGRRLRVSEEVADL, encoded by the coding sequence ATGTCAGGAGATAGGCGACCTGTAGCCGGTGCATTGATGGTTGGATTTGCAGCGAGTTTTTTGTTGTGTGGCTATGAGTTTGTGAGGAGTGTATCCACGTCGTTGTTTATTGGGGCGTATGGGGCGCACAATTTGCCTTTTGTCATGACGCTGGCGCCTCTGGGTACGTTTGGCATGGTTTGGGGATATGGGGTGTTGTTGTCGCGGTTTGGGTCTCGGCAGACTTTGTTTTTGACGTCGGTGCTTTCGGGTGGGGGTATTCTGGCGTGTTACGGGGGGATTTTATTTGGTTTTCATCCGGCGGTCGGGGTGTTATATGTGCTGCGCGAAGCGTATATTGTGTTGATTATTGAACAGTACTGGTCGTTTATCAATAGCGTCTTGCGCGATGATCAGGGGCGAAAGTACAATGGTCCGATCTGTGGTATTGCGTCGGTGGGTGCGATTTGTGGGGGGTTGATTGTAGGACAAACGGCAAAGGTGATAGGCAGTGAACATCTGTTGATTTTTGCAGGGTTATCGCTGCTGCCAGCAGCCGTTCTGGCGTGGTGGGCTTATGGTGTGGGGGGTGTGCCAGTTCAGGAGCCGGAAAAGCGGGGCAAGCTGGCATTGGGTTTGTTTCGGGATATTCCGACTTTGCGCTATCTCGCGGGATTGATTTTTGTGACGCAGATGGTGTCGGCGGTGCTGGATTTGCGGTTCAGTGGGCTGGTGGAGACGGCTCTTCCAGTGCAGGATGAACGCACCGCGTATTTTGGGCATTTTTATGCGTTGTTGAATGCATGTGCATTTGTGTTTCAGTTTGGCGTTGCACCCCTGTTGCTGCATTTTGTGTCGTTGCGAACCGCACATCTCGGTATTCCGGTGGTTCATCTGATAACGTGTGGGGTGTTGTTGGCATATCCGACTCTGACTACTGGTGCATTGGCTTATCTGGTGTTTAAGACGCTGGATTATTCGGTGTTTCGGGCGGCGAAAGAGTTGCTCTATATTCCGCTTTCGTTCGATGCGAGGTACCGGGCAAAAGAAGTGATTGATGCGTTTGGTTATCGCGCGTCAAAGGGGATGACTTCGGGGTTGATTGCACTGGCGGGGACTATTTCTTACAGGGTTTTCAATATTGGGCGGTTGCCGGGATCAGTGTATCCGCTTGTCGCTTTGGGCGCGTTGGGTGTATGGAGTTGGGTCGCGTGGGCAATTACAAGATCGGAGGATGATAGGGGCAGGCGACTACGGGTTTCAGAGGAAGTTGCCGATTTGTAG